One Fusarium poae strain DAOMC 252244 chromosome 4, whole genome shotgun sequence DNA window includes the following coding sequences:
- a CDS encoding hypothetical protein (BUSCO:15676at5125), with product MAPASPAKQGNDSQWPPRSPHETLLSTPRGRERYRQMMTSPTPSPSKRGRNLPSMNLMAEIENDEDDEDEDEETLQLKLQEIQARLKLKKLQSAKSKKIDDNVENLHATTSELAISSQPPSRSKRATTPTRTERPTQQNNIQVPASPVRRVQEPQVPISPSRVLLGIDKGLKARDVSLKRAPSYRDSQTTTDIGHSGYLRRSRTTGSANSSFESRPLSFNERLASVRTDDVARAQRQKDIQKVRSNTFGISQDEMEQYKKKAIEIPDEPIKTPSFSREEVMGIAKPAERQRSYTVPNIQSPSLNSPATTSMALTRRNKTPPGEVSDEQAAGIEPYSTFHLSKRILPHSVLARHVSGKKVHIIKDLLRVVKAPDFALPDIEQDIVVFGILAKKSEPRAHKPTQKNGKTEDRGKYMVMTLVDLEWELDLFLFNSGFTRYWKLTEGTVIGILNPTIMPPPPGRHDTGKFSLVINSDDDSIVEIGTARDLGGCQSIKKDGDLCGTWINKKRTHYCEFHSNEAIRKQRSTRMEVNGSSFGARKNNSREVFHFGAQKKEEPKKYDWETKTHWFASRTMSASDLIDGKDRTPNDQKERAEYLKRNMEAKERERDMMKKLGQVGNAAGREYMRHAGTRTSNMPVSGSSIQSSSSSANIADEVFRPDARSLGLLGKSAIHLSPIKRKRPDSSSAGSQAGSATNSAPSAFGWGSSLKDKLSKMKDGEKLRKDGQPPVRKKTRFVTDKGIREAGRESLGNELLDRQVMLDDDDDLVIV from the exons ATGGCTCCTG CTTCTCCAGCAAAACAAGGAAACGACTCCCAGTGGCCCCCACGATCTCCGCATGAAACTTTGCTTAGTACACCGCGGGGACGAGAGCGATACCGACAAATGATGACTTCGCCCACACCTTCGCCGTCAAAAAGAGGTCGCAACTTGCCTTCAATGAACCTCATGGCCGAGATTGAAAacgacgaggatgacgaggacgaggacgaggaaacGCTGCAGTTGAAGCTCCAAGAGATCCAGGCACGACTCAAGTTGAAGAAGTTACAGAGCGCCAAGTCAAAAAAGATAGATGACAATGTTGAGAATTTGCATGCGACAACCTCGGAGCTCGCGATATCATCGCAACCACCAAGTCGTTCAAAGCGCGCAACAACTCCTACAAGGACAGAGCGACCCACCCAGCAAAATAATATTCAAGTCCCTGCATCACCAGTCAGAAGGGTCCAAGAGCCCCAAGTTCCGATCTCGCCTAGCAGAGTGCTGCTGGGCATTGACAAGGGACTCAAAGCTCGAGATGTTTCCTTGAAACGTGCGCCCAGTTACAGAGACTCGCAAACAACAACTGATATCGGACACTCGGGTTACCTGCGAAGGTCAAGAACTACAGGGAGCGCCAACTCTTCTTTCGAGAGCAGGCCTCTGAGCTTCAACGAACGGTTGGCATCTGTAAGGACAGACGATGTTGCTAGAGCTCAGCGACAGAAGGATATCCAAAAGGTGAGATCAAATACCTTTGGAATCAGCCaggatgagatggagcaATACAAGAAAAAAGCCATCGAAATCCCAGATGAGCCAATCAAAACTCCATCGTTTTCAAGGGAAGAGGTAATGGGTATCGCCAAACCAGCGGAGAGGCAACGAAGCTACACTGTCCCGAACATTCAATCGCCCAGTCTAAATAGTCCAGCTACGACGTCGATGGCACTTACGAGAAGGAATAAGACACCCCCTGGCGAAGTGTCCGACGAACAAGCAGCCGGCATCGAGCCGTACTCGACGTTCCACCTGTCCAAGCGAATCCTACCGCATAGTGTCCTTGCTCGACATGTTTCTGGAAAAAAGGTTCACATAATCAAAGATCTACTGAGAGTTGTCAAAGCACCGGATTTTGCTCTACCAGATATTGAGCAGGATATTGTGGTATTTGGTATTCTGGCAAAGAAATCAGAACCACGTGCTCACAAGCCGACACAGAAAAATGGGAAGACTGAGGACAGGGGAAAATACATGGTCATGACTCTGGTCGATTTAGAATGGGAGCTGGAccttttcctcttcaacTCTGGCTTCACACGATACTGGAAGCTCACTGAAGGAACTGTCATTGGCATTCTCAACCCCACAATcatgccaccaccacctgGAAGACATGATACCGGCAAATTTAGTCTGGTCATCAACTCGGATGATGACTCCATTGTCGAAATTGGAACAGCTCGTGATCTGGGAGGTTGTCAATCGATCAAGAAGGATGGAGACCTGTGCGGCACCTGGATCAACAAGAAGCGAACCCACTATTGTGAATTTCATTCCAATGAAGCCATTCGCAAACAGCGATCTACAAGGATGGAGGTTAACGGAAGCAGCTTTGGTGCCAGGAAGAATAACTCTAGAGAAGTTTTCCACTTTGGCGctcagaagaaagaagaaccCAAGAAGTACGATTGGGAAACGAAAACGCATTGGTTTGCTTCACGTACAATGAGCGCGTCAGACCTAATCGACGGTAAGGATCGAACGCCGAATGACCAAAAAGAGAGGGCAGAATATCTGAAAAGAAACATGGAGGCGAAGGAAAGAGAGCGTGATATGATGAAGAAGCTTGGCCAAGTTGGCAATGCCGCTGGAAGAGAATATATGCGGCATGCTGGCACACGGACTTCGAACATGCCTGTCTCGGGCTCATCCATACAATCGTCATCAAGCTCGGCCAATATTGCAGATGAGGTCTTCAGACCAGATGCAAGGTCGCTTGGACTACTGGGCAAGTCCGCTATCCATCTCAGTCCCATCAAGCGAAAACGCCCTGACAGCTCTTCAGCTGGATCACAAGCCGGCTCGGCTACAAATAGTGCGCCGTCGGCTTTTGGCTGGGGAAGTAGTTTGAAAGACAAGCTTTCGAAAATGAAGGACGGAGAGAAGTTACGCAAAGACGGGCAGCCACCagtgaggaagaagactcGCTTCGTTACAGATAAGGGCATTCGAGAAGCTGGGAGAGAAAGTCTCGGCAACGAACTGTTGGATCGGCAGGTTATGcttgacgatgacgacgatctGGTTATTgtataa